GTCGCTCAATGCCACATGGTTCTTAGTATGGCTAAAAGATCTTGAAGGCAACAACCGTATAAGATCGCTCTGGGTACGCTCAAAAAGACACAAGGAAGGGTGGTCAATTTACGAGAGTGATGATCTGTATATTGCTAGCAAGCAAGTGGATAATGGTGAACCGCAACCATTCGACCCACTATACTATGACTGGCGCGATGGAAATCTTTTACTAATCTTCGGAAATACTCCTCCTACCCATGAATTAGTTAACGGCCCTCCAAGCTATTCTATTAGATTAATGGCCCAACAAAAACGATTTGTGCCGAGTCAGCAATTTCTGAATTGGCTTGCCGAGAATCAACTATCTGTGGGGTATGAAGAAAGAGATGTCGTGGGTCATATGGCGTTTATTATCGTTGGTACACATCGCCTCCCGATAGATAATTTAAGAAAGCAAGGTGTAATTCATGATGTTAAGACAGGCACCGAAGCTAGCCTCGTGTGGACAAATTTTTAAGGAAACATAGAATAATGTGGTCTTGTCCATATTGCTGCCAGAGGACTTGATCAAACCTTGTCGGTGATATAAAAATTTTCGCGATAAAAGATGACGGCACAGATTTTAATAAATGAAGCACTTTTAAAAAAGGATTTATCACCCTAACAAGGTGTTACTATGTACACATCTATACAACAGTTAATAGATGAAATTTCGAAAAATTTGGACGCCGAACCGCCGGCTACGGAAGATATGATCCGTGAAGCCGAAAGTCTGGCAGGGTATTCTTTTCCAGAAGATTATAAGTCATTTTTAATGTGGTCTAATGGGAGTGAAGGCCAGGTTGGAGGAAGATATGTATCTCTTTGGAATGTTGGGCGACTTAGAGAACTTAATGACGGATATGGTATTAATCTGTATTTGCCGGGAGTTCTCGCAATAGGCACGGACGGTGGAGGACAGGGCTATGCTCTAGATTTTCGTAGTTCTGCCACAAGCCCTGCTTTTATTCAAGTGCCTTTAGGCGACTTGAACTTCGACTCTATTACTATCTTAGAAGATTCATTTTTCGAGGGAATGCGTCGAGCTCTGATGAAATAGAACGTTTTTTGAAATTCTTAGCCGCAATGCGGCGCAGGGCGGCAAACGAGCGCCTGTTCCAGCCTGGGCGTCTGCTACGCCAGCAATGCCAGCTACACCGCCCTCGATCAACCGATCCAGCTCACGTTCGGCAACGGGCTGCTCCAGCGCTGGGACTACACCAGCCCCATGCAGCGCGTGCAGCAGATCCGCGTCGGGCCGAGCAGCAACCCGGGGCTGCACTTCAACCGCTCCTACACCTATGAGTCAAACGGCAACGTCCGAACCCTGCGCGACAACACCCTGCCGCAAACCCAGAACTTCAGCTAGGACCATCGCAGCCGGCTCACGCGCGCCTGGACGAGCGAAAGCACGACGAACGCCTATGATCACAGCTACAGCTACGATGCGATCGGCAACCTCACCAGCAAAGCGGGCGTGAGCTACAGCTACGGATCGAACGGCAACGGCACGGGCGCGGGACCGCATCAGGCGCGGACGGTGGGCGGGCAGAGCTACAGCTACGACGCGAACGGCAACCTCGTGAGCGGCGGCGGGCGAACGTACACCTGGCAGGCCGACAATCTGCCGGCGAGCATCACCAGCGGCGGCGCGACCGAGACCTACACCTACGACGCGGACGGCGAACGCCTCACGCGCACGGCCGGCGGCGTGACGACGGTCTATGTCGGCGGCCTGTACGAAGAAGATCTGCAGACCGGCGTCACGCGCTCGCTCTACCAGTTCAACGGGCAGATCGTCGCGCAGCGCAGCAGTGACGCGAGCGGGCTGATCTACCTCCACGGCGACCATCTCGGCAGCGTGAGTCTGGCAACAAACGCGAGTGGCGGGGTCGTGAGTCGCCAGGAGTTCGATCCGTGGGGCAGCCTGCGCAGCGGCAGCATCAGCCAGACGGCGCTCAACGACACCGGGCAGCGGCGCGATGGCACGGGCGTGCTGTATTATCATGCGCGGTATTATGATCCCGTGCTGGCGCGGTTCATCTCCGCTGACTCCGTGGTGCCGGGTGCGCCGGACGGCTCGATGGACGGTGTGGCGCTGAAGCCGCTGACGGTGGACTTCCACGAGACCGGCTTCGTCAATGGACTCAACGCGGAGCACGGCCAGGGCTTCTGGTTCCAGTTGACGCAGGCGCAACGGCAGGAGGCGAACGCGCCGTGGGGACCACAAAATCCGCAGGCGCTCAATCGCTATGCCTATGTCCAGAATAATCCGTTGCGGTATACTGATCCGACAGGACATGTTGCGTGGTGGGTCATCGGTGGCATCGGTGGTGCAGCTGTTGGCTTCGCTACGTATGCACTGACACATCGCGGGGATTTTAACTGGAAGCATGCGGCACTCTATGCTGCGGGAGGAGCAGTTGTCGGTGCCACTCTCGGTGCGGGAGCGCATGCCGCAGCAGGATTCATTGCGAGAGCTGGTGCTGTAGGAGCGGCAGGGGCAACAGCAACAGCTGCGCAGAATGTAGTAAAGTTTGACTGGAAACGAGTCGATCATATTTTCCGTAATGCACCTGGACATGTAAATCCCTCAAGCGCTGCCTCGCAGGCGAGGTTCGCTCGCCTCTTTGAAGAGGTAGCATCGAACCCAAATAACTTGAGGAGTAATTTTCCACTACCACAAGGCGCTGTTCGAGCTGGAATCCAAGTGTATACTCAAGTCTTTCGGAATGGAGAACAGATTTGGGTATATGTACGAAATGGGATAATCCAGGATGCAGGTGTTAACCCTCCCGGAGCTTGGCGATGAGCTTTAAAGAAGATGCAGCGTCTTTCGATGCTAGAGATCAGCCTGTGGAAGCTGCTCAAGCCTATGAAATGGCGATTGCGAGTTCTGAGGCTGATCTCGATACCTACATTAATCTCGCAGTGCTTTACTTCGTTTGTAATGATGGGGGATATGCAGCTCATCATAAGCTCTCCCAATCCTTTCTAAGCGTAGCTTGGGATAGGGCATTTGAGCTCCTTGATGAGGCGGAATTGCGGTTTGGAGAGCACCCCGAAACGTCTTTCTGGAAACTGTACTTCAGCTTCGTGCTGCTTGGAGCAGATCCGTCATTCAATGCCTGCGAGCAGTTAACGCACGGAAGTAGGACACTAGTACCCTATTTCCATCTCTTCTCTTCCCCTGAAGGGGAGCGCTACCGACAACCGGCAGAAAAACTCTTGCAGCTCGTGAGTGCGGGTGCAACCGCTAAGGAGAGATATATCAAATCAGTGCTCGAGTCGACATTTCGCCGTCGAAACCAAGCCCAACACTGATTGGTTGCTCGGCCAGTTGGCACAACCCCATCCCTGTACCCGTTTAACGGCCAGATCATCGCGCAGCGCAGCAGCGACGCGACGGGGCTGATCTCCCTCCACGGCGACCACCTCGGCAGCGTGAGTCTGGCAACAAACGCGAGCGGCGCGGTGGTGTGTCGCCAGGACTTCGATCCGTGGGGCAGCATTCGGAGCGGCGGCATCAGCCAGACCACGCTCAATTACACCGGGCAGCGGCGGGATGGCACGGGCTTGCTCTACTACCACGCGCGGTATTATGATCCGGTGCTAGGGCGGTTCATAAGTGCCGATACGATCGTGCCTGGTTCCGGCGCGCTCACGCTCTGGCCGAGTGATGCCACGGCTGCACCGCTGTTTGGGCAGCAGAACGCGCCGGGGCCGCAGAACCCGCAGGAACTCAACCGGTACTCCTACGTTAACAATAATCCCATCCGCCATACCGATCCGACAGGACATTGCACGGCTGCGGTCATCGATTGTCCTATTATTGGGCCTGGGTTGGTTGGTACAGCCATCTGCGGGCCAGGCTGTGGGTTGATCGCAGCGGGCGGGGCGTTAGTTGGCGTCGTCGTTATATACGGCGCGACTTCTGAGTCCGCACCCCTCACCGCTGCCGACACCGTAGGGTCGTCCGGTGAGTTTGCAGGAGTCTATACACTTAGTGATGGATCTGCTCAAAAGAAGAGGGGTCCAAAGCCCAAAGGAACTGGACCTCATAATGAAAAAGTTGAGGAGAGAATTAAGGATTTGAAGGGGGAGCTGGGGAAAGACTGGGAGCATACTCATGGTGGCACAAAGAAGGAGGAATATATTGAGACTCCGGGAGGAACAAAAAATGCACGGAGGCCGGACATAACATACAAAAATAAGAAGACGGGCGAAGTTCATCGAGAAAATGTAGGAAAAACCTACAAGGATGGCCGACCTGTAAAGCGTGAGACCGACGCTCTAAATGATATCGAACGTGCAACAGGGAAGAGGCCCAAGTTTACCCCTTACGACCGATAAGGAGATAGTATGCCCGCGACACGGTTTTCCGTATTCTGCCTGCCTGACGAAATAATAGCATGGTTACGCTTTCTTAGTCAGGCAGAAGGACTGGGATGTCTCCTGTTTCGCCGATCAGATAACTTCGGCCTAATCCTCGATGATGTTCAACAGCTTGAGCCAGACGAGGATATATATCGCATATTTCTTTTTCCTAGCTACTCACCACCACAAGGTCAACTAACAATGAATACAATTCGCCCGAGGGAATGGGGATGGCTCGATATCGAACCAGGCAGATTGTATATAAATACTTCTCAAAAACTCCTAACATATTCGGAATTCTATGGAGAAGATATCCTTAGTAATTCCCTACGTCCTAGCAAGTATATTGGGAAACTTAAACGACACCTGAAAGGCGTGATCAAATCAGGAGTCAAAGGGATCAATATAGTTTTTGGAGGATCAGCTAACTACAGGAATATCTACTACACTCCTGCTGCACATCAAATATATCATTCTGGAGTTATGTGGAAACAGTTTCCAGATGGAAATGTGATTTTTTGCCCTTTGGAGGAGAACCTCTCGTAATTAGGCGTTCAACGAGTTTTCGGTCGATGCATCGCGCAGCGCAGCAGCGACGCGACCGGGCTGATCTCCCTCCACAGCGACCACCTCGGCAGCGGCGCGGTCGTGAATCGGCAGGAGTTCGACCCGTGGGGCGGCATCCGCAGCGGCGGCATCAGCCAGACGACCATCAACTACATCGGGCAGCGGCGGGATGGCACCGGCTTGCTCTACTACCACGCGCGGTATTACGATCCGGTGTTGGCGCGGTTTCTCTCGGCGGATAGCGTCGTGCCGGGCGCGCCGGACGGGAGCATGGATGGCGTGGCGTTGAAGCCGCTGACGGTGGATTTCCACGAGACCGGCTTTGTGACCGGACTCAACGCCGAGCATGGCCAGGGCTTCTGGTTCCAAAATACCGACCAGGTCGCGCCGTGGGGACCACAGAATCCGCAAGCGCTCAATCGGTATGCGTATGTGCAGAATAATCCGTTGCGCTATACCGATCCGACGGGGCACTATCGGGAATGCAAGCCGTATGAGTGTGGCGGACCAGTGGGTAGGGTAAAATCCACTGCAGGCAGGCTAATTGCCAAAGCTGTATGCTTCTTTGTAGGTTGCACTGTTGAAGGTGATGTAGTTTATTCGTCGACTGAGCCTGATCTTGGTATCGACCCAACGGCTTTGGGATCAGTCGTAGGTAAGCAGTTTGCAAAGGCGGGAATAAAAGTAACGGATCATTTCCTCAAGCGTCTCGCCAAGAGGGCATCCCGTGGTGTAACCGAAGAATTAGCTTTGCGTGCTTACAATAAGGGACGGCTCTTCTACAATCCAAAAACGAAGAATTTTATAAGATATGACCCGCAGTCAGGGGTTGCCGTGGTTGTGGATTCCCCGAGTGGGGGTACTGCAATAACGACGTTTGAAGGCAACATCTCTCCTGATTGGGTATCTGTACCCTGGAGGCTAGGAAAATGATGAAAGATATACGAATACAGCTTCAGAATCCGACGGATCGGGGAAGACTGTACCCACGTTACGACGCAGAGGCTGATTTACTGGAGGTCACCAGTGCCGTTCCAGGAGAATGGTCTTATGGAGTCGATATAGATGGAGCGATTATTTTCGATCTAGATGCCGATCAGATTCTTACAAACGTTGATGTCTTGATTTCCAAACGTTATTGGGAAGTCATTGTCCCAGTAACGGTGCCCCAGGCAACACGTGAAGCAAGTATAAGATTTCTTGAGGATACAATCAGGCATAAGAGTTTCAATATTCCTGTAGTAGTGCAAACGGACCCGCTCCGCTCACATACATACATACTACTCGGCGGTCCAGAGAAGATAGGAACATGGATTGCCCTTTCCAACAGGTGTCTAGCACTTGTCAAAGAGGACTGCCTGAAAGGGTTCTTCATAATACTTCAGTAGACAAAACGATCTCTAGTCATCTGAGCACGAGTGGCAGCGCAGATCCGATCTCTCTGCACGCCGACCACCTCGGCAGCGTGAGTCTGGCGACGAATCAGAATCAAGCCGTCGTGAGTCGCCAGGACTTCGATCCGTGGGGCAGCCTCCGCAGCGGCGGCATCCCGCAGACGACCCTCAACTACACCGGGCAGCGGCGTGACAGCACCGGTTTGGTGTACTATCATGCACGGTATTACGATCCGGTGCTGGGGCGGTTTATCTCGGCGGATAGCGTCGTGCCGGGGGCACCGGATGGCTCGATGGACGGCGTGGCGCTGAAGCCGCTGACCGTCGACTTCCACGAGCCGGGGTTTGTGAACCGCTTGCGCGAGGAGTACCAGTTCACCCTTGACCACGGCTTTTGGTTCCAACTCGATGACGCACAGCGCGAGGAAGCGAAGGAGCCATGGGGGCCACAGAATCCGCAGGCGCTCAATCGCTACGCCTATGTGCTGAATAACCCGCTGCGGTATACTGATCCGACGGGGCATGTTGGGATAACGATAGACAACTACGGATTTACACTTCATCTCTCGCATGAGGATGTTCAACATGTCTTTGATATCATGACGCATTGGGGAGTGGGTTTCACCGGTGCAGTTGCTACTATATCAGCCTGGCTGCTTGAGGCAATTTCAGCATCAGCTGCCGCTATTATTGGATTTGGTGCAGTAGCAACTGCGGCTACTGCACTTGCGCTGAGCGCACCAATAATGCTTGGTATCGAGTGGAATTATGGAAGTAGGGGCCTCGATTTTCGCTTCGGTCGTGAAGTAACTGATGCGCAACTACGAGGGGGACCAATACATGGCCTTTATGAGATGATCCAACGACCTACGGTTAGTCATCAACATGGCCGTTACTGTGAGTCGTCGTTATGCAAGAGTATTCAACCAATACCAAACAAGCAACAGGCGACGCCGCCTCAGCTGCCGGTACGATCCGGCAACAACTATGTAGTATAATCCGATGTAGGTTGCATCTGCCGCAATCAGTTGTTAGGCAAACAACCATACTGTAAAGCCAAGAACTATGTGGTGTAT
This is a stretch of genomic DNA from Kallotenue papyrolyticum. It encodes these proteins:
- a CDS encoding RHS repeat-associated core domain-containing protein, with product MSRQDFDPWGSLRSGGIPQTTLNYTGQRRDSTGLVYYHARYYDPVLGRFISADSVVPGAPDGSMDGVALKPLTVDFHEPGFVNRLREEYQFTLDHGFWFQLDDAQREEAKEPWGPQNPQALNRYAYVLNNPLRYTDPTGHVGITIDNYGFTLHLSHEDVQHVFDIMTHWGVGFTGAVATISAWLLEAISASAAAIIGFGAVATAATALALSAPIMLGIEWNYGSRGLDFRFGREVTDAQLRGGPIHGLYEMIQRPTVSHQHGRYCESSLCKSIQPIPNKQQATPPQLPVRSGNNYVV
- a CDS encoding SMI1/KNR4 family protein — encoded protein: MYTSIQQLIDEISKNLDAEPPATEDMIREAESLAGYSFPEDYKSFLMWSNGSEGQVGGRYVSLWNVGRLRELNDGYGINLYLPGVLAIGTDGGGQGYALDFRSSATSPAFIQVPLGDLNFDSITILEDSFFEGMRRALMK
- a CDS encoding RHS repeat-associated core domain-containing protein, translating into MSLATNASGAVVCRQDFDPWGSIRSGGISQTTLNYTGQRRDGTGLLYYHARYYDPVLGRFISADTIVPGSGALTLWPSDATAAPLFGQQNAPGPQNPQELNRYSYVNNNPIRHTDPTGHCTAAVIDCPIIGPGLVGTAICGPGCGLIAAGGALVGVVVIYGATSESAPLTAADTVGSSGEFAGVYTLSDGSAQKKRGPKPKGTGPHNEKVEERIKDLKGELGKDWEHTHGGTKKEEYIETPGGTKNARRPDITYKNKKTGEVHRENVGKTYKDGRPVKRETDALNDIERATGKRPKFTPYDR
- a CDS encoding RHS repeat-associated core domain-containing protein; amino-acid sequence: MSYSYGSNGNGTGAGPHQARTVGGQSYSYDANGNLVSGGGRTYTWQADNLPASITSGGATETYTYDADGERLTRTAGGVTTVYVGGLYEEDLQTGVTRSLYQFNGQIVAQRSSDASGLIYLHGDHLGSVSLATNASGGVVSRQEFDPWGSLRSGSISQTALNDTGQRRDGTGVLYYHARYYDPVLARFISADSVVPGAPDGSMDGVALKPLTVDFHETGFVNGLNAEHGQGFWFQLTQAQRQEANAPWGPQNPQALNRYAYVQNNPLRYTDPTGHVAWWVIGGIGGAAVGFATYALTHRGDFNWKHAALYAAGGAVVGATLGAGAHAAAGFIARAGAVGAAGATATAAQNVVKFDWKRVDHIFRNAPGHVNPSSAASQARFARLFEEVASNPNNLRSNFPLPQGAVRAGIQVYTQVFRNGEQIWVYVRNGIIQDAGVNPPGAWR
- a CDS encoding RHS repeat-associated core domain-containing protein, translating into MNRQEFDPWGGIRSGGISQTTINYIGQRRDGTGLLYYHARYYDPVLARFLSADSVVPGAPDGSMDGVALKPLTVDFHETGFVTGLNAEHGQGFWFQNTDQVAPWGPQNPQALNRYAYVQNNPLRYTDPTGHYRECKPYECGGPVGRVKSTAGRLIAKAVCFFVGCTVEGDVVYSSTEPDLGIDPTALGSVVGKQFAKAGIKVTDHFLKRLAKRASRGVTEELALRAYNKGRLFYNPKTKNFIRYDPQSGVAVVVDSPSGGTAITTFEGNISPDWVSVPWRLGK